In Phreatobacter stygius, a genomic segment contains:
- a CDS encoding GGDEF domain-containing protein produces the protein MTSQRKITADDIAKAASVRRWDLAFPDKIEQRFEADTAPRRARVLAAVAIRTVVVYNVFLVGDALLVPDTIGLSLIVHLMLVTPWLIVAAALFRRALTPRQRNLMILSIPLTIVAGILWVFMASHSPLASHYQYFVVLVVMYANSAMRPSFGYALTVSATIVIAHGLACVLHPDMPAAASVTASFGLLVTIGVTLIANYYIERDLRRLYLLRLKDNLAAESLQRTADDLTRMSHVDALTGLANRRGVDNRVAALFAGSPAALRPFAVLMIDVDHFKGFNDQYGHPAGDRCLTLIGAAVRGALRDNADILGRYGGEEFVAILPDADLIDGIRAAERMRRAVERLGVPHARSEVGCVTLSVGVGTGSLGDAASLTAAIVAADAALYEAKAAGRNRIRPALPGRLPEGKPAQAA, from the coding sequence ATGACGAGCCAGCGGAAGATCACGGCCGACGATATTGCGAAAGCGGCATCGGTCAGGCGCTGGGATCTGGCATTTCCAGACAAGATCGAACAGCGCTTCGAAGCCGATACCGCGCCGCGCCGTGCCCGGGTGCTCGCCGCCGTCGCGATCCGGACGGTCGTCGTCTACAACGTCTTCCTGGTTGGCGACGCCCTGCTGGTGCCCGACACGATCGGGCTCAGCCTGATCGTGCATCTCATGCTGGTCACGCCCTGGCTCATCGTCGCCGCGGCGTTGTTCCGCCGCGCTCTGACGCCGCGCCAGCGCAACCTCATGATATTGAGCATTCCGCTGACCATCGTCGCCGGCATCCTCTGGGTGTTCATGGCCTCGCACAGCCCGCTGGCCAGCCACTACCAATATTTCGTCGTGCTGGTCGTCATGTATGCGAATTCGGCCATGCGGCCGTCCTTCGGTTATGCGCTGACCGTCTCGGCGACCATCGTGATCGCCCATGGGCTGGCCTGCGTGCTGCACCCGGACATGCCGGCGGCCGCGAGCGTCACGGCCTCATTCGGCCTGCTGGTGACCATTGGCGTGACGCTGATCGCCAATTATTACATCGAGCGCGACCTCAGGCGGCTTTATCTCCTGCGCCTGAAGGACAATCTCGCCGCCGAGAGCCTGCAGCGGACCGCCGACGACCTGACCCGCATGTCCCATGTCGATGCGCTGACCGGCCTCGCCAATCGCCGCGGCGTCGACAACCGGGTCGCGGCGCTGTTCGCCGGATCACCGGCGGCCTTGCGTCCCTTCGCCGTGCTGATGATCGATGTCGACCATTTCAAGGGTTTCAACGACCAGTATGGCCATCCCGCCGGCGACCGCTGCCTGACCCTGATCGGCGCGGCGGTGCGCGGCGCCTTGCGCGACAACGCCGATATTCTCGGCCGCTACGGCGGCGAGGAATTTGTCGCCATTCTGCCCGACGCCGATCTCATCGACGGCATCAGAGCGGCCGAACGGATGCGCCGGGCGGTCGAGCGCCTCGGCGTTCCGCATGCGCGTTCGGAGGTCGGCTGCGTCACGCTGAGTGTCGGCGTCGGCACCGGTTCGCTCGGTGATGCGGCAAGCCTGACCGCCGCCATCGTTGCGGCCGATGCCGCGCTTTACGAGGCCAAGGCCGCCGGCCGCAACCGGATCCGGCCGGCCTTGCCGGGCCGGCTGCCCGAGGGCAAACCGGCGCAGGCGGCCTGA